The sequence GTCTGTGTCTGGGCGATGTTGTATCGGCGGAGCATCCGACCCGCATCGATGGTGGGATCGGGCGGAGATTTGAGCCGATGAAACTCGATGACATCGGCAAACAAGTCGGCTTCGATGTCCGTCCATGGGCGACCAAGTTGTCTGGCAATGCTCTCTTTGACTTTCGATTCGCTCGTCGCGAAAAGATGGTCCGGTTCCTGAACGAGTGGGTGATCAGTCGCAGCAAGTGAGAAGACTCGTTGGCGAAGTTTTGCGGCGGCACCACTGCGGTCCTGGTCATATTTACTGGCGTCATCGAGCAGCTTGCAGAATGCGGAAATCCGCACACTCGGACAGTCATCGAGTTTCTGAAGCTCTCGTTGGACATGCCAATGGAGTTCGCGGCGGGTGTCGCCAACGTGATCACGATAGATCTGCAGAAGCTCGGCGATGGCAGGAACATAGGCGGCATGCGTCTTCCGCGTCAGTCGATCGGGAACCACGGATTGGCGAGTGAAATCATATTCAAGAATCGATTCTTGTTTGGTGAGCATGGAGCCTACTGTTTGTGAAAGGCGTCATCGCGGCGGCGGTCTCGCGAGCGTTGCTCGTCACGAGTCCCGGCGGTGACGATCTCATAGAAACACGCGCGGCCAAACGCATTTTTACGCAGTACGCGTCCGAGTCGCTGGACTGCCTGCCGGGTGCCACTGCCACCTCCAATCACAATGGCCACGTTGACTTCCGGAAGATCGACACCCTCGTCAAGCACGCGGTTGGCGACGAGTGCCGGATAGCGTCCCGCACGCAGACCCTCCAGAATTTCTTGTCGCTCGCGTTTACGGCAATGGCTAAGCAAGCAGGGAATAAGGAATCGAGTCGACACATCTCGAGCCATCGCGTTGGAGCCACAAAACACAATCACTGGTTCACCGGCATGCAATCGAAACAGATCTTCGATAATGCGAAGTTTCTCTTCGGCGCGGTCTTCGATCGAGCGTTTGGCATGGAAAGCTTGCATGGCCGCCCGTGCACCCGGATCACGACCGCTTTCGCGGCACAACGTCTGCCAGTCGTAGTTGGGCTCGTCCTTGCGTCGCTCGGCGAGGTAGTCACCGACACGGCGACTGAGTGCTTCATAGCGATATCGTTCTTGTTCGGAAAGGTGTACGGAGATGCGATGAATATCATATTTCGCCAGCGTTCTGCCTCGAGCCGAGGCGATCGCCTGCGTATACACCCGGGGACCGATCAGGTCATCGAGCAGGGTGTGGTTGCCGTCGCGTCGCTCGGGCGTCGCCGTCAATCCCATGCGGAAGGGGGCGGCGCTCATCCGGGCTGCGTCTTGTCGCATGGCACCGGGCAGATGATGGCACTCATCGAAGATGATGAGTTGAAATTGATTGCCGAGCCGGGGCATGTGTATTGCGGCGCTATCATAGGTTGTCACGCTGAGGGGACTGACGCGGTGCACGCCATCGCCGATGATCCCTGCATCAATCCGTGTGGCGGCCAAGATGCGAGTGTGCCATTGGTACATCAGATCGCGGACGGGTGAGACGATGAGGGTTGCGCATTGGCAGCTCGCCATCGCGCGCAGTGCGACTTCCGTCTTTCCCGTTCCAGTGGGCATCACGATGACCCCACGGCGGCGATCGGACCACGCATCGATCGCGTCCTGCTGATCGGGGCGCGGCGGGTGCAACTCGCAACGCCGATAGCGTACCTCGTGCCATTGCGGTACCTCGTCAATCCAGGATTGGGCCGCGAGTGAGTGATCTAGGTCTGCTCGGATGCGTCGATAGTGAACGGCATCGGTTCGCCACTGATGAAGCGCGTTGGCCGGATCGTGATCGCCTAACCCGTCCGTGTTGTTCCTCCCACGAGCATCAAATGTCCACAGGTCCACCGGCCATAGGCGCTCGATGAAGATTCGACTCACGCCGTTGAGCAACAGTGTCCCTTGGTCGAAAGCCAACCTGACCGAAGTTGTGTCCGCGATGTCGAGGTGATTGCCGTCAGGCATGGGGCGAGCGATTGACAGGATGACAGTATTTGCGGTGATGTCGAATCGGCGAGTGTACCCCGTGGACTCTCTCGAGAGAACGGCGACCGGCGCTCATTCATCATGTCGATCGTCTACCGGTGTCAGTCGCCCGCACCGATTTTGATTGTTGGCATGAGCGATCACCGGTGTGGTGCTATGCAAATCACTCTTCTCATGCCGCTTCGGTCGCCCGATCTGTGCGATCGATGGCTGCGGCGTGATCGCTGGAGTCTGCATTGACGGACAAGCCCAGGGCGGCGGGCGTCGTACGTACATGCAGGTCTCGCTGCGGAAACGGAATTCTGATTCCTTCCGCGCGGAAGGCCTTATTGATTGAGGTATGCAGCTGGTGGATCACCTCCAAACGATTGTCGAGCGACGGCAGGTAGACCCGCAACACCATATTGAGAGCGCTGTCACCAAAGCCTTCGAAGCATGCTACTGGGGGCGGGTCGGTGAGCACGAGGGGGTGTTCCTTCGCCGATCTTAGCAGCAGTTCACGCGCACGTTCCGTGTCTGACTCGTAGCTGACCCCGACATTAATCACGATCCGGTTGACCTTGTCGGAAAGGGTCCAGTTGAGCAGACGTCCGGTGATGAATTCCTTGTTGGGAACGACGTATTCCTTCCGATCCCAATTCGTAATCGAGGTCGCGCGAATACGGATGCGTGAGACCACGCCACTGACATCATCCACGGTCACGATGTCGCCGACACGAATCGGTCGCTCGAGCAAGATGATCAAACCAGCGACAAAGTTCGCAAACATCTCTTGGAGCCCGAAGGCCAATCCAAACGTCAGTGCGGTGGCGAGCCATTGGATCTGGGACCACTTCAAGCCGATGGTCGAACAGGCGGCGATCGTGCCAATCAGGACGATCGCATAGCTGACGAGGGTGGTGATCGCATAGCGCACCGATGCGTCGACGGGCAATTGTTGCAGTACCGTAATTTCCAGCAGGCCGGGACCGTTACGAAACAGAACAAACGTGACCACTACGATCAGGAGTGCAAAGACCAGGTCTGAAAGCGTAATAGCACCCGCCTTGTTTTGGTCAGATAAGCCGTCCGGCCCATCGTCACCTGCGCTGTCCGCTGCTGGCATCATCGCCGTCACGGGAGTCACCTCTGCTGAGTTCTCCGTGTTGCTCGTCGTGGCGACTTGAGTTGCCGACCAGACTTCGTATTTATCAAGCATGCTGAGGGCGGGCAGAACCTGCACCCAAATCATCCACAGCCCGACGATTGAGCACGCGATCATGCCGGTGTTGATTAGCCGGCGCGACTGCTCGCTCTGCGCCGAAATATCCGCTTTCGCATCTTCGGCCAAGATGCCCGCCACCATCGGCGAATCCGGCTCATCGCTGGAGGCAAGTGCAGCGGCGCGCTGCCGCGACTGTTCGATGCTCAGGTATCGCCGACGCAGCAACAGCATGCGAAATAGTAGCGAGCGAACAACCAAAAGCCCTATTAAAAACCCACAGGTTTCAAACAACCTCCAGGACAGTACTTCGGCGGTGTAATAATATCCCGCGATGGCTAGACCCGCCAGTGAAAGCGGCAGGCAGACGCCCACGATCGACCACAGTCGCTTGCCGCGATCACTCCATTCCGAGGTCCCAACGTTGAAGTAGTCTCGCAAGACGCCACTGGGGGTCAGCAAGCGGAAGACAAGTGATGCCACCAAGAACATTCCGGCGACAAAGAAGAGTCGCTCCAGCGTATCATGTCCACGAGATTGATTGCTCATGCACAACGTCGCCGTGACGAAAGTCAGTGGAAACGCGATCATCGAAACCGAGCGTAAACCACGACGCACCGACTGTGTGGCGTGGGTGGACCAACGAAAATGGGCCTCACCTAGTCCCAGTGGACGGCATGATTGTCGAATCAGTTCGGTAGCGAACCAGACAATGGAGAGGCAGTAGAAACCATTGCTGATGGCAAGCATGAATTCGGAGTCGCCGGCTATTCGTTCCAAACGCCAAGCAATCAGGGCACATAGCGTTGGCCATACCAGCGAGACGACGAGCGTCAACGCCATCGTTCGCAATGTGGGCAAGATGGAGCGGCAATTCACGCGGTTGGCGATTTCCCCCAATCCCGCGATCTGCCGACGCAGGAAGCTACCCCGAGCGAGTAGAACGCCCCAGGGAACGAGGACCAGTACATACAGGTAAAACTTCGATCGAATGTCAGCAGCGAATGCGACCGCTACGTCCATCCATTTGGCAGGATTGACGAGCCAGGTGTCTGACATATCTAAACGGAGTTCAGTCGTCAGGGGCCGACTACTCCGAATCCATAGCACCCGTTCATCGATATAGTTTTCGTATTCGGCGGCCAGCTTGATCAACTGTCGATCTTTCATATCAAGCTCGATTAGCTGATCAAAATACTTGTCATTGCTACGTACCAGCGTGTCGAGAGTTTCCGAACGCCGGGCGATCAAGTCTTCGGCCGCAGATTCCATCAGCGCCGTGTCGAGAACCGAGCCTGGCCGAGTGTCGAGTTTATCGCCAGCGTCGCTAGAGATTTTTGCGAGCAGCGATTTCGCGTCACCGACCTCTCGGCGTTGGTCTTCATAATCGAAGTTGGAAT comes from Allorhodopirellula heiligendammensis and encodes:
- a CDS encoding DEAD/DEAH box helicase — protein: MPDGNHLDIADTTSVRLAFDQGTLLLNGVSRIFIERLWPVDLWTFDARGRNNTDGLGDHDPANALHQWRTDAVHYRRIRADLDHSLAAQSWIDEVPQWHEVRYRRCELHPPRPDQQDAIDAWSDRRRGVIVMPTGTGKTEVALRAMASCQCATLIVSPVRDLMYQWHTRILAATRIDAGIIGDGVHRVSPLSVTTYDSAAIHMPRLGNQFQLIIFDECHHLPGAMRQDAARMSAAPFRMGLTATPERRDGNHTLLDDLIGPRVYTQAIASARGRTLAKYDIHRISVHLSEQERYRYEALSRRVGDYLAERRKDEPNYDWQTLCRESGRDPGARAAMQAFHAKRSIEDRAEEKLRIIEDLFRLHAGEPVIVFCGSNAMARDVSTRFLIPCLLSHCRKRERQEILEGLRAGRYPALVANRVLDEGVDLPEVNVAIVIGGGSGTRQAVQRLGRVLRKNAFGRACFYEIVTAGTRDEQRSRDRRRDDAFHKQ
- a CDS encoding mechanosensitive ion channel domain-containing protein, with the translated sequence MSAKLIFQSPASFVLGVLIALTLGSPRLHGQDAGAPEVAFTEQSISVEAMERVIADLTSRTDIDSGKRVQALENYQSALNNLKSAVENEARRVALVGETESISEQVERLKQQRAGLKDQKPVVQSGLALQEMEQLLAQWDLLLATHKKTRQTAELELQTRSQRRKEIRALIVSKEQRIADAVAQLQSLAAAENSLQSNSLAARLLTRRMTLSKELPALQAELAKYDAEDAADLQRLRFDLATIETAYREKCIELLQQRINAAREAEAEQSIRRTRYEAIAAAPSLKDYAEKNQELAEKTKALAEQLVIAQQEHKLASELHESLIAQFNRTRAKVKSVGMTSSVGALLRKEKKDLPDLSSRRAAVALRQPLINDTQYSNFDYEDQRREVGDAKSLLAKISSDAGDKLDTRPGSVLDTALMESAAEDLIARRSETLDTLVRSNDKYFDQLIELDMKDRQLIKLAAEYENYIDERVLWIRSSRPLTTELRLDMSDTWLVNPAKWMDVAVAFAADIRSKFYLYVLVLVPWGVLLARGSFLRRQIAGLGEIANRVNCRSILPTLRTMALTLVVSLVWPTLCALIAWRLERIAGDSEFMLAISNGFYCLSIVWFATELIRQSCRPLGLGEAHFRWSTHATQSVRRGLRSVSMIAFPLTFVTATLCMSNQSRGHDTLERLFFVAGMFLVASLVFRLLTPSGVLRDYFNVGTSEWSDRGKRLWSIVGVCLPLSLAGLAIAGYYYTAEVLSWRLFETCGFLIGLLVVRSLLFRMLLLRRRYLSIEQSRQRAAALASSDEPDSPMVAGILAEDAKADISAQSEQSRRLINTGMIACSIVGLWMIWVQVLPALSMLDKYEVWSATQVATTSNTENSAEVTPVTAMMPAADSAGDDGPDGLSDQNKAGAITLSDLVFALLIVVVTFVLFRNGPGLLEITVLQQLPVDASVRYAITTLVSYAIVLIGTIAACSTIGLKWSQIQWLATALTFGLAFGLQEMFANFVAGLIILLERPIRVGDIVTVDDVSGVVSRIRIRATSITNWDRKEYVVPNKEFITGRLLNWTLSDKVNRIVINVGVSYESDTERARELLLRSAKEHPLVLTDPPPVACFEGFGDSALNMVLRVYLPSLDNRLEVIHQLHTSINKAFRAEGIRIPFPQRDLHVRTTPAALGLSVNADSSDHAAAIDRTDRATEAA